In the Klebsiella aerogenes KCTC 2190 genome, one interval contains:
- a CDS encoding PTS mannose/fructose/sorbose transporter subunit IIC: MEITLLQIVLVFIVACIAGMESVLDEFQFHRPLVACTLIGAVLGDMKTGIIIGGTLEMIALGWMNIGAAVAPDAALASIISTVLVIAGHQSIGAGIALAIPLAAAGQVLTIIVRTITVAFQHAADKAAENGNLTAISWLHVSSLFLQAMRIAIPAVIVAISVGTSEVQGLLNAIPEVVTGGLNIAGGMIVVVGYAMVINMMRAGYLMPFFYLGFVTAAFTNFNLVALGVIGAVMAILYIQLSPKYNRVAGAPAQAAGNNDLDNELD; encoded by the coding sequence ATGGAGATTACCCTTCTTCAGATTGTGCTGGTGTTCATCGTCGCGTGTATTGCGGGTATGGAGTCGGTACTTGATGAATTTCAGTTCCACCGTCCTCTGGTCGCCTGTACGTTAATTGGCGCCGTTCTCGGTGACATGAAAACCGGTATCATCATCGGCGGTACGCTGGAAATGATCGCTCTGGGCTGGATGAACATCGGTGCGGCAGTTGCGCCTGATGCCGCGCTGGCATCCATTATTTCTACCGTACTGGTTATCGCCGGTCACCAAAGCATTGGCGCCGGTATCGCTCTGGCTATCCCGCTGGCGGCGGCAGGCCAGGTTCTGACCATTATCGTTCGTACCATCACCGTTGCCTTCCAGCACGCGGCGGATAAAGCCGCTGAAAACGGTAACCTGACGGCCATCTCCTGGCTGCACGTTTCCTCGCTGTTCCTGCAGGCAATGCGTATCGCCATCCCGGCGGTTATCGTAGCCATCTCTGTCGGTACCAGCGAAGTTCAGGGTCTACTGAATGCCATTCCGGAAGTCGTGACTGGCGGTCTGAATATCGCGGGCGGCATGATCGTCGTCGTCGGTTACGCGATGGTCATCAACATGATGCGCGCGGGCTACCTGATGCCGTTCTTCTATCTCGGTTTCGTCACCGCGGCCTTCACCAATTTCAACCTGGTTGCGCTGGGTGTGATTGGTGCCGTTATGGCCATTCTCTACATTCAGCTGAGCCCGAAATATAACCGCGTAGCGGGTGCCCCGGCTCAGGCGGCTGGTAACAACGATCTCGATAACGAACTGGACTAA
- a CDS encoding PTS mannose transporter subunit IID, whose protein sequence is MVDMTKNTTEKKLTQSDIRGVFIRSNLFQGSWNFERMQALGFCFSMVPAIRRLYPENNDARKQAIKRHLEFFNTHPYVAAPVLGVTLAMEEQRANGAEIDDGAINGIKVGLMGPLAGVGDPIFWGTVRPVFAALGAGIAMSGSLLGPLLFFILFNAVRLLTRYYGVAYGYRKGVDIVKDMGGGFLQKLTEGASILGLFVMGALVNKWTHVNIPLVVSTITGQDGQTRVTTVQTILDQLMPGLVPLLLTFACMWLLRKKVNPLWIIVGFFVIGIAGYAVGLLGQ, encoded by the coding sequence ATGGTTGATATGACTAAAAATACCACCGAGAAAAAACTCACTCAGAGTGATATTCGTGGCGTGTTCATTCGTTCTAACCTGTTCCAGGGTTCATGGAACTTCGAACGTATGCAGGCGCTGGGCTTCTGCTTCTCTATGGTTCCGGCAATCCGTCGCCTGTACCCGGAGAACAACGATGCGCGTAAGCAGGCTATTAAGCGTCACCTTGAGTTCTTCAACACCCATCCGTACGTCGCGGCGCCGGTACTCGGCGTAACGCTGGCGATGGAAGAGCAGCGTGCTAACGGCGCGGAAATCGACGATGGCGCAATCAACGGTATCAAAGTCGGTTTGATGGGGCCGCTGGCAGGCGTCGGCGACCCGATCTTCTGGGGTACCGTGCGTCCGGTATTCGCCGCGCTCGGCGCCGGTATCGCGATGAGCGGTAGCCTGCTTGGTCCGCTACTGTTCTTCATCCTGTTCAATGCCGTGCGTCTGCTGACCCGCTACTACGGCGTAGCATACGGCTATCGTAAAGGCGTGGACATCGTTAAGGATATGGGCGGCGGCTTCCTGCAGAAACTGACCGAGGGGGCGTCAATCCTCGGCCTGTTTGTCATGGGGGCCCTGGTTAACAAATGGACGCACGTTAATATCCCGCTGGTGGTTTCCACGATCACCGGTCAGGATGGTCAGACTCGCGTGACCACCGTGCAGACCATCCTTGACCAGCTGATGCCGGGACTGGTACCGCTGCTGCTGACCTTCGCCTGTATGTGGCTGCTGCGTAAGAAAGTCAACCCGCTGTGGATCATCGTTGGCTTCTTCGTCATCGGTATCGCCGGCTACGCGGTCGGCCTGCTGGGTCAATAA
- a CDS encoding DUF986 family protein has translation MAITELVLILFIVALVAFAIYDQFIMPRRNGPTLLSIPLLRRGRVDGMIFVGLTAILIYNNIASHGEIITTWLLSALALMGLYLFWIRTPRILFKKSGFFFANVWIEYPRIKAMNLSEDGVLVMQLEQRRLLIRVRNIDDLEKIYKLLVTSQ, from the coding sequence ATGGCAATCACGGAGCTGGTGCTCATTCTGTTTATCGTCGCCCTGGTGGCTTTCGCTATCTACGACCAATTTATCATGCCGCGCCGCAATGGCCCCACCCTGCTGTCAATCCCCCTGCTGCGTCGTGGACGCGTCGACGGGATGATTTTCGTCGGCCTGACGGCGATTCTCATTTACAACAATATTGCCAGCCATGGCGAAATAATCACCACGTGGTTATTATCTGCGCTGGCATTAATGGGGTTATATCTGTTCTGGATCCGTACGCCGCGAATTCTGTTTAAAAAGAGCGGTTTTTTCTTTGCCAACGTGTGGATTGAATATCCGCGGATTAAAGCGATGAATTTGTCAGAAGATGGCGTACTGGTGATGCAATTAGAGCAGCGGCGCCTGCTTATTCGCGTACGAAATATCGACGATCTGGAAAAAATATACAAACTACTCGTTACCAGTCAATAA
- the mntP gene encoding manganese efflux pump MntP, which yields MNISATILLAFGMSMDAFAASIGKGATLHKPKFSEALRTGLIFGAIETLTPLVGWGLGMLASQFVLEWNHWIAFVLLVFLGGRMVIEGFRGGDDDECEAPRRHGFWLLVTTAFATSLDAMAVGVGLAFLQVNIIATALAIGCATFTMSTLGIMVGRFIGPLLGKRAEILGGIVLIGIGAQILWGHFAP from the coding sequence ATGAATATTTCTGCCACTATCCTTCTTGCCTTTGGTATGTCGATGGACGCGTTCGCCGCTTCTATCGGTAAAGGCGCCACCCTGCATAAACCTAAATTCTCCGAAGCGCTGCGCACCGGTCTTATTTTCGGCGCGATCGAAACCCTGACGCCGCTGGTCGGCTGGGGGCTGGGCATGTTGGCCAGCCAGTTTGTACTGGAATGGAACCACTGGATCGCTTTCGTGCTGCTGGTGTTTCTCGGCGGGCGTATGGTGATTGAAGGTTTTCGCGGCGGCGATGACGATGAATGTGAAGCGCCGCGTCGCCACGGCTTCTGGTTGCTGGTGACTACCGCATTCGCTACCAGTCTTGACGCGATGGCCGTTGGCGTGGGGCTTGCTTTCCTGCAGGTCAATATTATCGCCACCGCGCTGGCTATCGGCTGCGCCACCTTTACCATGTCAACGCTGGGAATTATGGTTGGCCGCTTTATCGGCCCGCTGCTCGGCAAACGGGCCGAAATTCTCGGCGGTATCGTGCTAATCGGTATCGGCGCGCAGATTCTGTGGGGCCATTTCGCGCCGTAG
- the rlmA gene encoding 23S rRNA (guanine(745)-N(1))-methyltransferase, protein MSYTCPLCHAPLSRSENSYICPQRHQFDLAKEGYVNLLPVQFKRSRDPGDSAEMMQARRAFLDGGYYQPLREAICSYLRAFAPGELLDIGCGEGYYTHAFAAIAARSFGLDVSKSAIRAAAKRYPQVEFCVASSQRLPFADRSLDAVVRIYAPCNADELARVVKGGGWVITATPGPRHLMELKGLIYDEVRLHELNREAMPGFTLRHEQQLAYPMQLSGTQAEALLQMTPFAWRAKPEVRELLRQQETFGCQTDFMIHCWQREA, encoded by the coding sequence ATGTCTTATACCTGTCCACTATGCCACGCGCCGCTTAGCCGCAGCGAAAATAGCTATATTTGCCCGCAGCGGCACCAGTTCGATCTGGCAAAGGAAGGGTATGTCAATTTACTGCCGGTGCAGTTCAAACGTTCGCGCGACCCGGGCGATAGCGCTGAGATGATGCAGGCGCGCCGCGCCTTCCTCGATGGCGGATATTATCAGCCGTTGCGTGAGGCGATTTGCAGCTATCTGCGGGCTTTCGCGCCGGGCGAGTTGCTGGATATTGGCTGCGGAGAGGGATACTACACGCATGCTTTCGCCGCCATTGCCGCACGCAGTTTCGGCCTCGATGTCTCAAAATCGGCGATCCGCGCCGCCGCTAAACGTTACCCGCAGGTCGAATTCTGCGTTGCTTCCAGCCAACGGTTGCCTTTTGCCGATCGGTCTCTGGATGCGGTAGTGCGTATTTATGCGCCCTGTAACGCGGACGAATTAGCGCGTGTAGTGAAAGGCGGCGGTTGGGTGATTACCGCTACGCCGGGACCGCGCCATCTGATGGAGCTGAAAGGGCTGATCTACGATGAAGTTCGTTTGCATGAACTGAACCGGGAAGCGATGCCGGGCTTTACGCTGCGTCATGAGCAGCAGTTAGCCTATCCGATGCAGTTGAGCGGCACGCAGGCGGAAGCGTTACTGCAGATGACGCCGTTTGCCTGGCGAGCGAAACCGGAGGTACGAGAATTACTGCGCCAGCAGGAGACCTTTGGCTGCCAGACCGATTTCATGATTCACTGCTGGCAGCGCGAGGCGTAA
- the ftsI gene encoding peptidoglycan glycosyltransferase FtsI, whose translation MQKNKSKSATNFLPIRFGLLCVAILGCLGFLLARVGWLQIVSPDNLVKQEDMRSLREEPIDVMRGTISDREGRPLAVSVPVSAIWIDPQTMLEKGGVGYGPRWQAMAEALHIDLIDLSHRVQSHPHARFLYLARQVNPEQAEWIDKLHLPGVYLRDESRRFYPAGHVAANLLGFTNVDNQGIEGVEKSFNKQLMGTPGRRLVRKDRHGHVIENITEQAAVPAHNLQLSIDERLQTVTEDALDNAVRWNKAESGAAVLIKIDTGEILSMASYPDFNPNNRDSAQLDDFRNRAISDTFEPGSTVKPLVIMTALQQGIVQPDSVVDTHPFTLDGHRIRDVGYYPELTLTGILQKSSDTGVSHLSLAMPVQHLIDTYKAFGFGDPTGLGLTGESSGLMPHRRYWGELDRATFAFGYGLMVTPLQLAHVYATIGGYGIERPLSITRIDPPVIGTRVMPQEIVHEVEHMMESVALPGGGGTKAAVRDYRIAVKTGTAKKIGPDGKYIDKYVAYTAGVAPASQPKFALVVVINDPSNGKYYGGAVSAPVFSQIMGDVLRLENVMPDGMPQGSENLIVMHNREGSVPAL comes from the coding sequence GAGGGTAGGTTGGCTGCAAATCGTCTCTCCGGATAATCTGGTTAAACAAGAGGATATGCGTTCACTGCGTGAAGAACCCATCGACGTGATGCGCGGAACCATTAGCGATCGTGAAGGACGCCCGCTGGCGGTGAGCGTGCCTGTAAGCGCTATCTGGATAGATCCGCAGACCATGCTGGAAAAGGGCGGCGTCGGCTATGGCCCGCGCTGGCAGGCAATGGCGGAAGCGTTGCATATTGATCTTATTGACCTCTCTCATCGGGTGCAGTCACATCCGCATGCCCGATTCCTCTATCTCGCGCGTCAGGTTAATCCGGAACAGGCGGAGTGGATCGATAAATTACACCTGCCGGGCGTTTATCTGCGCGATGAATCACGCCGCTTCTATCCCGCCGGGCACGTCGCGGCGAACCTGCTGGGTTTTACCAACGTGGATAATCAGGGGATCGAGGGGGTTGAAAAAAGCTTTAACAAACAGCTCATGGGAACGCCGGGGCGTCGGCTGGTGCGTAAGGACCGCCATGGCCACGTGATTGAGAATATTACCGAGCAGGCCGCTGTGCCGGCGCATAACCTGCAGCTCAGTATTGACGAGCGCCTGCAGACGGTGACGGAAGATGCGTTGGATAATGCCGTACGGTGGAATAAGGCGGAATCCGGCGCGGCGGTATTAATCAAGATTGATACCGGCGAAATCCTGTCGATGGCCAGTTACCCGGACTTCAACCCTAATAACCGCGACAGCGCCCAGCTCGATGATTTTCGAAATCGCGCTATCAGCGATACCTTTGAGCCGGGTTCAACGGTCAAACCGCTGGTGATTATGACCGCGCTGCAGCAGGGGATTGTGCAGCCGGATAGCGTGGTTGATACCCATCCCTTTACCCTTGATGGTCATCGCATTCGCGATGTGGGTTATTATCCTGAGTTGACGCTCACCGGTATTTTGCAAAAATCGAGCGATACCGGGGTTTCGCACCTCTCACTGGCAATGCCGGTGCAACACTTGATCGACACTTATAAGGCCTTTGGCTTTGGCGACCCGACCGGGCTTGGCTTGACCGGCGAAAGCTCCGGGTTAATGCCGCATCGCCGTTATTGGGGTGAGCTGGATCGCGCCACCTTCGCCTTTGGCTATGGACTGATGGTAACCCCGCTGCAGCTGGCGCATGTCTATGCGACGATCGGCGGCTACGGCATTGAACGCCCACTGTCGATAACCCGTATCGATCCGCCGGTTATCGGTACGCGAGTTATGCCGCAGGAGATCGTGCATGAAGTGGAACATATGATGGAGAGCGTGGCGCTGCCGGGTGGGGGCGGGACGAAAGCGGCGGTACGCGATTATCGTATCGCGGTGAAAACCGGCACAGCGAAGAAAATTGGCCCCGACGGGAAATACATCGATAAATACGTCGCCTACACCGCCGGCGTGGCGCCGGCCAGTCAGCCGAAGTTTGCGCTGGTGGTGGTGATAAACGACCCCAGCAACGGTAAATACTATGGCGGGGCGGTATCCGCGCCGGTGTTCAGCCAGATCATGGGCGATGTGTTGCGTCTGGAAAACGTAATGCCCGACGGTATGCCGCAGGGCTCTGAGAATCTTATCGTCATGCATAACCGCGAGGGTTCGGTTCCCGCGCTGTAA